From Pongo pygmaeus isolate AG05252 chromosome 1, NHGRI_mPonPyg2-v2.0_pri, whole genome shotgun sequence, one genomic window encodes:
- the CLEC20A gene encoding putative C-type lectin domain family 20 member A, which produces MLPWVLLLSFCTAALQLVSSKRDLVLVKEARSWYDAQQHCRLHYTDLADLQPSGLWKLYSLMTSTPAWIGLFFDASTSGLRWSSGSTFTALEWGQKLPEFGVGFCATLYTWLKLPSMGAGSCTAQKPFLCYYDPDIGHLIPTKPSLSLTTSPKPAVVQIGGQTFTRFDQVMTWSSALLYCRSHHTDLADLQMVTDETGKEALRSIMSETEAWIGLYLNANSGSLSWSSDLGASIPSWLRVPMMVRGLCTALGIYMTYSPKVYSVNCSFPLPFICFYDPSTGHRASAELPPLFHTSPTEMTEETTPRPGRAVTSVGSGTDRRDTAAATEAQHLSSESKEKTSAQKSGHPFGILKADFTISTLMDPEEMKDQFLRQIQEVLKLTLGHEQFRLKWVSFEVNKK; this is translated from the exons ATGCTGCCCTGGGTGCTGCTGCTCTCCTTCTGCACAGCAG CCCTGCAGCTGGTGAGCAGTAAGAGGGACTTGGTTCTGGTGAAGGAGGCGCGGAGCTGGTACGACGCCCAGCAGCACTGCCGGCTGCACTACACAGACCTCGCTGACCTGCAGCCAAGTGGCCTGTGGAAGCTCTACTCCCTCATGACCAGCACCCCGGCTTGGATTGGCCTCTTCTTCGACGCAAGCACTTCTGGCCTGAGATGGTCCAGCGGCTCCACCTTCACAGCCCTGGAGTGGGGCCAGAAGCTACCTGAATTTGGGGTGGGCTTCTGTGCCACGCTGTACACTTGGCTGAAATTACCCAGCATGGGGGCTGGCTCCTGCACAGCCCAGAAGCCCTTCCTCTGCTACTATG ACCCTGACATCGGGCACCTCATCCCCACGAAGCCCTCTCTCAGCCTGACCACCTCTCCAAAGCCAG CTGTGGTCCAAATCGGTGGTCAGACCTTCACACGATTTGACCAAGTGATGACATGGTCCTCGGCCCTGCTGTACTGCCGCAGCCACCACACGGACCTGGCCGACCTGCAGATGGTGACGGATGAGACGGGCAAGGAGGCCTTGAGATCCATCATGAGTGAGACTGAAGCCTGGATTGGCCTCTACCTCAATGCAAACTCTGGATCTCTGAGCTGGTCCAGTGACCTGGGGGCCAGCATCCCCTCCTGGCTGCGGGTGCCGATGATGGTGAGAGGACTGTGCACAGCTCTTGGCATCTATATGACCTACTCCCCAAAAGTGTACTCAGTGAACTGCTCTTTCCCGCTGCCCTTCATCTGCTTCTATG ACCCCTCCACTGGACACCGGGCATCAGCAGAGTTGCCTCCACTCTTCCACACTTCCCCCACAGAAATGACAGAGGAAACAACTCccaggccaggcagag CTGTGACCAGTGTAGGGAGTGGCACTGATAGAAGAGATACAGCTGCTGCCACGGAGGCCCAACATCTGAGTTCAGAATCTAAAGAAAAAACATCAGCACAAAAATCAG GGCACCCTTTTGGAATCCTGAAAGCAGACTTTACCATCTCAACTCTGATGGACCCAGAAGAGATGAAAGACCAATTTCTGAGACAG